From one Pempheris klunzingeri isolate RE-2024b chromosome 9, fPemKlu1.hap1, whole genome shotgun sequence genomic stretch:
- the LOC139206941 gene encoding calcium-binding protein 2-like: MFMIIRETSAGGGGAGAMSAPQERSAKQVQAAIKKKLEKQKKRTTEHGGGVGDVQTATPQPPRHQKSGQTTLTAAAAAEDRESLEDTLDETLEEMMEGPQRREEREEVEPVDLLPIVDSVFGQDRELRPEEIEELREAFVEFDRNKKGYISHKDLGECMRTMGYMPTEMELIELSQQICGGKVDFEDFVELMGPKMLAETADMIGVKELRDAFKEFDSNGDGQISLNELREAMKKLMGEQVTNREINEILRDVDLNGDGLVDFEEFVRMMSR; encoded by the exons ATGTTCATGATCATTCGAGAGACGTCCGCAGGAGGAGGCGGTGCTGGAGCGATGAGCGCGCCACAGGAGAGGAGTGCAAAACAG GTGCAGGCCGCCATcaagaagaagctggagaagcagaagaagcGAACTACTGAACATGGAGGAGGTGTTGGGGACGTGCAGACTGCCACACCTCAGCCTCCTCGCCATCAGAAATCCGGCCAGACCACCCTGACGGCAGCGGCCGCCGCTGAGGACAGGGAGTCGCTGGAGGACACGCTGGACGAGACgctggaggagatgatggagggaccacagaggagagaggagagggaggaggtggagcctGTCGACCTGCTGCCCATAGTGGATTCTGTGTTTGGTCAG GACAGAGAGCTCAGACCAGAGGAGATTGAAG AGCTCCGCGAGGCGTTTGTGGAGTTTGACAGGAACAAAAAAGGCTACATCAGTCATAAAGACCTGGGGGAGTGTATGAGGACCATGGGATACATGCCAACAGAGATGGAGCTCATCGAACTGAGCCAGCAGATCT GTGGAGGTAAAGTGGACTTTGAGGACTTTGTGGAGCTGATGGGACCCAAGATGCTGGCAGAGACAGCAGACATGATCGGAGTCAAAGAACTGCGAGATGCGTTCAAAGAG TTTGACTCTAATGGTGACGGTCAGATCAGTTTGAATGAGCTGCGTGAAGCCATGAAGAAGCTGATGGGAGAACAAGTGACCAACAGAGAGATCAACGAGATCCTCCGAGATGTCGACCTCAACGGGGACGGACTGGTGGACTTTGAGG AGTTTGTGCGAATGATGTCTCGCTGA
- the crybb1l1 gene encoding beta-crystallin B1, whose amino-acid sequence MSSGDKSKTSSQTDGKAAQGKKSEMGMMSYKMYVFDQENFQGRMIEISNECMNVCEMGMDRVRSLRVECGPFVGFEQMNFCGEMYILEKGEYPRWDSWSNCQKNDYLLSFRPVRMDPEKHKICLYEVGEFKGRKMEIMDDDVPSMFSYGFTDRVGSIMVSCGTWVGYQFPGYRGSQYLLEKGDYRHFNEYGARHPQFQSVRRIRDMQWHQQGCYTMASK is encoded by the exons ATGTCCAGTGGAGATAAGTCCAAGACTTCTTCCCAGACTGACGGCAAGGCCGCTCAGGGCAAGAAGTCTGAGATGGGAATGATGTCCTACAAG ATGTACGTGTTCGACCAGGAGAACTTCCAGGGTCGCATGATCGAGATCAGCAACgagtgcatgaatgtgtgtgagatgggCATGGACCGCGTGCGCTCCCTGCGCGTTGAGTGTGGACC CTTCGTGGGCTTTGAGCAGATGAACTTCTGCGGTGAGATGTACATCCTGGAGAAGGGAGAGTATCCTCGCTGGGACTCCTGGAGCAACTGCCAGAAGAATGACTACCTGCTGTCCTTCAGGCCTGTCAGAATG gacCCTGAGAAGCACAAGATCTGCCTGTACGAGGTTGGAGAGTTCAAGGGCCGCAAGATGGAGATCATGGACGACGATGTTCCCAGCATGTTCTCCTATGGCTTCACCGACAGAGTGGGCAGTATCATGGTCAGCTGCGGAAC CTGGGTGGGATACCAGTTCCCTGGATACCGTGGCAGCCAGTACCTGCTGGAGAAGGGCGATTACAGGCACTTCAACGAGTATGGCGCCCGCCATCCTCAGTTCCAGTCCGTGAGGCGTATCCGTGACATGCAGTGGCACCAACAGGGCTGCTACACCATGGCCAGCAAGTGA
- the LOC139207228 gene encoding beta-crystallin A1-like translates to MRSAELAAAGAGQQHPAATQRDRERASLLPLCQMDGARGARSPTVGIKLKRQVLSKLYARQAVGAYHSQALPIKVRQAGVKMYRTTRSPMMQPLVNSGMGMAPFFKVTVFEQEHFQGKCLEFTSECCNIQECGLDNIRSIRVESGAWVGFEHHDFQGQQFILERGEYPHWDAYSGSLSYHVERLMSLRPIYCASHQSSRMIIFERENFMGRSVELCDDYPSLQAMGWMMPEVGSMHVQCGAFVCYQYPGYRGQQYIMECERHSGDYQHWRNWGSHCQTPQIQSIRRIQH, encoded by the exons ATGAGATCTGCTGAGCTGGCCGCTGCTGGAGCGGGACAACAGCATCCAGCGGCCACGCAGCGGGACCGGGAGCGCGCCTCGCTGCTGCCGCTGTGCCAAATGGACGGTGCGCGCGGT GCGCGCTCCCCGACCGTCGGTATAAAACTGAAGCGCCAGGTTCTCTCAAAGCTCTACGCGAGGCAGGCGGTAGGCGCGTACCACTCCCAAGCTCTTCCAATAAA GGTCAGACAGGCAG GAGTAAAGATGTACAGAACTACAAGGTCCCCAATGATGCAGCCACTGGTCAACTCAGGAATGGGCATGGCTCCTTTCTTCAAG GTGACTGTGTTCGAGCAGGAGCACTTCCAGGGCAAGTGCCTGGAGTTCACCTCCGAGTGCTGCAACATTCAGGAGTGTGGACTGGACAACATCCGCTCCATCAGGGTGGAGAGCGGAGC cTGGGTGGGTTTTGAGCACCATGACTTCCAGGGCCAGCAGTTCAtcctggagagaggagagtaCCCCCACTGGGACGCCTACAGCGGCTCCCTCTCTTACCACGTGGAGCGCCTCATGTCTCTGCGCCCCATCTACTGCGCC TCCCACCAGAGCAGCCGCATGATCATCTTCGAGAGGGAGAACTTCATGGGCCGCAGTGTGGAGCTCTGTGACGACTACCCCTCCCTGCAGGCCATGGGCTGGATGATGCCTGAGGTTGGCTCCATGCACGTGCAGTGCGGCGC CTTTGTGTGCTACCAGTATCCTGGCTACAGGGGCCAGCAGTACATCATGGAGTGTGAGAGACACAGTGGAGACTACCAGCACTGGAGGAACTGGGGCTCCCACTGTCAGACCCCCCAGATCCAGTCCATCAGGCGCATCCAGCACTGA